In the genome of Tropicibacter oceani, one region contains:
- a CDS encoding bifunctional folylpolyglutamate synthase/dihydrofolate synthase — translation MTTKGSDVILERMMALHPKIIDLTLDRVWRLLDALGNPQNDLPPVVHLAGTNGKGSTQAMIRAGLEAAGHKVHAYTSPHLARFHERIRLAGDLIAEDALSAVLDECYAANQGGTITYFEITTCAAILAMARTPADYTLLEVGLGGRLDATNVIEKPAVTVLTPVSMDHEQYLGDTLAKIAGEKAGIIKRGVPCVVGPQADDALEVIETRAAQLGAPLLAHGQHWHVGEDQGRLVFQDETGLLDLPLPNLPGAHQYQNAGAALAVLRHLNAGEAAYEGAVTRAYWPARMQRLKTGPLFDIAPRTEVWLDGGHNPAAGEALAAHLARLPKRPTHLICGMLNTKDARGFLRPLATQTQSLTAVSIPGEANTLPAEQTALLARESGHQAKSAPSLAAALSEIVADCPDARVLICGSLYLAGHVLRENG, via the coding sequence ATGACCACCAAAGGCTCGGACGTCATCCTTGAACGGATGATGGCGCTGCACCCCAAGATCATCGACCTGACGCTGGACCGGGTCTGGCGCCTGCTTGATGCGCTTGGCAATCCGCAGAACGACCTGCCCCCGGTCGTGCACCTGGCCGGAACCAACGGCAAGGGCAGCACGCAGGCGATGATCCGCGCCGGGCTCGAGGCGGCGGGCCACAAGGTCCACGCCTATACCAGCCCCCACTTGGCGCGGTTTCACGAACGCATCCGCCTGGCCGGCGATTTGATCGCCGAAGACGCGCTGAGCGCGGTTCTGGATGAATGCTACGCCGCCAACCAGGGCGGAACGATCACCTATTTCGAAATCACCACCTGCGCCGCCATTCTGGCCATGGCGCGCACGCCGGCGGATTACACCCTGCTCGAGGTCGGTCTGGGCGGGCGGTTGGACGCCACCAACGTGATCGAAAAACCGGCGGTGACGGTGCTGACCCCGGTTTCGATGGACCACGAACAATACCTGGGCGACACCCTGGCCAAGATCGCGGGCGAAAAGGCCGGGATCATCAAGCGCGGCGTGCCCTGCGTGGTCGGCCCCCAGGCGGACGACGCGCTCGAGGTGATCGAGACCCGCGCGGCGCAACTGGGCGCCCCCTTGCTGGCGCATGGCCAGCACTGGCACGTCGGCGAAGATCAGGGCCGCCTGGTGTTCCAGGACGAAACCGGACTGCTGGATCTGCCGCTGCCCAATCTGCCCGGGGCGCACCAATACCAGAACGCCGGGGCCGCGCTGGCCGTGCTGCGCCACCTGAACGCGGGCGAGGCCGCCTATGAGGGCGCCGTGACCCGCGCCTATTGGCCCGCGCGCATGCAGCGCCTGAAAACCGGACCGCTGTTCGACATCGCCCCGCGCACCGAAGTGTGGCTGGACGGCGGTCACAACCCCGCCGCCGGAGAGGCCCTGGCCGCGCATCTGGCCCGCCTGCCAAAGCGTCCGACGCATCTGATCTGCGGCATGCTGAACACCAAGGATGCGCGCGGTTTCCTGCGGCCGCTGGCGACGCAGACCCAAAGCCTGACCGCCGTTTCCATCCCCGGCGAGGCCAACACCCTGCCCGCCGAACAGACCGCCCTGCTGGCCCGCGAAAGCGGCCACCAGGCAAAAAGCGCGCCGTCCCTGGCCGCTGCACTGTCGGAAATCGTGGCCGATTGCCCCGATGCGCGGGTGCTGATTTGCGGCTCGCTTTACCTTGCCGGGCATGTTCTTCGGGAAAATGGCTGA
- a CDS encoding rhodanese-like domain-containing protein, translating to MFKGLCLTAVAAIAVAAPVCAQNTRISEDRDSFRFTLNGASVSIERNGPACPPSCLQPMQAATGVATIGELELMDFLDLFVSSGQGLLLDTRLPDVYAAETIPGAVNVPAATLRPDNQYRDDLLNALGVSAGDFSGAYDLVIFAGGPDAPGAATAVRDLLDAGYPASKLKYYRGGLQAWTTAGLSTASGQ from the coding sequence ATGTTCAAAGGTCTTTGCCTGACCGCAGTCGCCGCCATTGCAGTGGCCGCGCCTGTGTGCGCGCAAAACACCCGGATTTCGGAGGACCGCGACAGCTTTCGATTCACCCTCAACGGCGCGTCGGTCAGTATCGAACGCAATGGCCCGGCCTGTCCGCCCAGTTGCCTGCAACCGATGCAGGCGGCAACCGGCGTGGCCACCATCGGCGAGTTGGAGTTGATGGATTTCCTCGATCTCTTTGTCTCGTCCGGGCAGGGGCTTTTGCTCGATACCCGCCTGCCCGATGTCTATGCCGCCGAAACGATCCCCGGCGCGGTCAATGTTCCTGCCGCGACCTTGCGTCCGGACAACCAGTACCGCGACGATCTGCTGAACGCGCTTGGCGTTTCGGCGGGCGATTTTTCCGGCGCCTACGATCTGGTGATTTTCGCCGGCGGCCCGGATGCGCCGGGCGCGGCCACCGCCGTGCGCGACCTGCTGGATGCCGGGTATCCGGCCAGCAAGCTCAAGTATTACCGAGGCGGCCTGCAGGCCTGGACGACAGCGGGCCTGAGCACCGCGTCAGGGCAATGA
- a CDS encoding LysM peptidoglycan-binding domain-containing protein has translation MVLFAVGFVAITIGLVVFQPGANRGARDVALPEPVTRAEPALPEAEPTAAPDLVEIPQAVLLAPTPEPSAPRPAPRVTASLPAADLDDQSLRKMTWETLSNLNHATGREKAPGQPGSLLHTIVRRSLNEGPAQVAATAPAMPDVYVVQPGDSLVSIAETIYGDVNMTGPLFAANQGLLTRPDDLKAGQTLILPAN, from the coding sequence ATGGTTCTTTTCGCAGTCGGCTTTGTCGCCATCACCATTGGCCTGGTGGTCTTTCAGCCCGGTGCGAACCGGGGTGCGCGCGATGTCGCCCTTCCGGAACCGGTGACCCGGGCGGAACCCGCCCTGCCCGAGGCCGAACCGACCGCCGCCCCTGACCTGGTCGAGATCCCGCAGGCCGTCCTGCTGGCCCCGACGCCGGAGCCCAGCGCGCCGCGCCCCGCCCCGCGCGTGACCGCCAGCCTGCCTGCCGCTGATCTGGACGACCAGTCGCTGCGCAAGATGACCTGGGAAACGCTGTCCAACCTGAACCACGCCACCGGGCGTGAAAAGGCCCCCGGTCAGCCCGGCAGCCTGCTGCACACCATCGTGCGCCGGTCGCTGAACGAAGGCCCTGCACAGGTGGCCGCCACTGCCCCTGCCATGCCGGATGTCTATGTCGTGCAGCCCGGCGACAGCCTGGTTTCGATCGCCGAAACGATCTATGGCGACGTCAACATGACCGGCCCCCTGTTTGCCGCAAATCAGGGTCTGCTGACCCGACCGGACGATCTGAAGGCCGGTCAGACCTTGATCCTGCCCGCAAACTGA
- a CDS encoding LysM peptidoglycan-binding domain-containing protein produces MMRLIVLSTGFLAITAGLLWVGLAPLDEPAVDFNEVSRSQPVLLSLTPAMAQPQQAPVAPAPAAVQVQVQPEPVRQAAPTPAPAALAAAPATGDVDAIDALRAISYGIMKELQPPAPKADAPQRVALADPVQPAAAVAQPKPAGQTYTVQQGDSLPGISFRFYGTTVAYMQIIEANPDQLASPADLRAGMTLKIPKTN; encoded by the coding sequence ATGATGCGTTTGATCGTTCTGAGCACCGGCTTTCTGGCGATCACGGCCGGGCTATTGTGGGTTGGCCTTGCGCCGCTGGATGAACCCGCCGTCGATTTCAACGAAGTCAGCCGGTCCCAGCCCGTCCTTCTCAGCCTGACACCGGCAATGGCGCAGCCGCAACAGGCGCCCGTCGCCCCGGCCCCCGCGGCGGTTCAGGTCCAGGTTCAGCCCGAGCCGGTCCGCCAGGCAGCCCCGACACCGGCCCCCGCCGCGCTTGCCGCAGCGCCCGCCACAGGCGACGTCGACGCGATCGATGCCCTGCGCGCCATAAGCTATGGCATCATGAAAGAGCTGCAGCCCCCCGCGCCCAAGGCCGATGCACCGCAGCGTGTTGCCCTTGCCGACCCCGTCCAGCCCGCCGCGGCGGTGGCCCAGCCCAAGCCCGCCGGACAAACCTATACCGTTCAGCAGGGCGACAGCCTGCCGGGGATTTCCTTCCGCTTTTACGGCACCACGGTGGCCTACATGCAGATCATCGAGGCCAACCCCGATCAACTGGCCAGCCCGGCGGACCTGCGTGCCGGCATGACACTGAAAATTCCGAAAACAAACTGA
- the zapE gene encoding cell division protein ZapE, translating to MKSVQETYDARVLEGRIKEDDAQRAALPQLERVRAELAVPVKKGLFRKAPKPPEGLYLWGGVGRGKSMLMDLFVDTLTVPARRVHFHAFMQEVQAQIHQLRKEGVEDPIKPVAKAVSDAVRVLAFDEMQITDIADAMIVGRLFQHMMDAGTVIVTTSNRVPDDLYRDGLNRQLFLPFIELLKQRMAVHELASDRDHRQDRLSGEQVYFTPANAESRQKIDLLWDELSHGFEEKFTLRVKGRDVVLDRYHNGMARAAFFDLCGQALGPADYLALAEAVRVLVLENIPRLSRQNFNEAKRFVTLIDALYEARVRLIASAAAQPEMLYVEGAGSFEFERTASRLREMQAADWGQS from the coding sequence ATGAAAAGCGTTCAGGAAACCTATGACGCCCGCGTTCTAGAGGGCCGCATCAAGGAAGATGACGCACAGCGTGCGGCCCTGCCGCAGCTGGAGCGTGTGCGCGCGGAATTGGCCGTGCCTGTCAAGAAGGGGCTGTTCCGCAAGGCGCCGAAACCGCCAGAGGGATTGTACCTGTGGGGCGGTGTCGGGCGCGGCAAATCCATGCTGATGGATCTGTTTGTCGATACCTTGACCGTGCCCGCGCGCCGCGTGCATTTCCACGCCTTCATGCAAGAGGTGCAGGCCCAGATCCACCAGCTGCGCAAAGAGGGCGTCGAGGATCCGATCAAGCCGGTCGCCAAGGCGGTCAGCGATGCGGTGCGGGTGCTGGCCTTTGACGAAATGCAGATCACTGACATCGCCGATGCGATGATCGTCGGGCGGCTGTTCCAGCACATGATGGACGCGGGCACGGTGATCGTGACCACGTCGAACCGGGTGCCGGACGATCTGTACCGGGACGGGCTGAACCGGCAGTTGTTCCTGCCCTTCATCGAATTGCTCAAGCAGCGGATGGCGGTGCACGAACTCGCCTCGGACCGTGACCACCGGCAGGATCGTCTGTCGGGCGAACAGGTCTATTTCACGCCGGCCAACGCCGAGTCGCGCCAGAAGATCGACCTGCTGTGGGATGAACTCAGCCACGGCTTCGAGGAAAAATTCACCCTGCGCGTCAAGGGGCGCGATGTGGTGCTGGACCGCTATCACAACGGCATGGCCCGCGCGGCGTTCTTTGATCTGTGCGGTCAGGCGCTGGGCCCGGCGGATTACCTGGCGCTGGCCGAGGCAGTGCGCGTGCTGGTCCTGGAAAACATCCCGCGCCTGTCGCGGCAGAACTTCAACGAGGCCAAGCGCTTTGTCACGCTGATCGACGCGCTGTACGAGGCCCGCGTGCGGCTGATCGCCAGCGCCGCGGCACAGCCGGAAATGCTGTATGTCGAAGGCGCGGGCAGTTTCGAATTCGAACGCACCGCCAGCCGTCTGCGCGAAATGCAGGCCGCCGACTGGGGCCAGTCCTGA
- a CDS encoding MFS transporter, with translation MQTRAPLFTPVLIVGCLIILVSFAIRASFGVFQIPIAEEFGWLRSEFSLAIAIQNLAWGIGQPLFGAMAEKVGDRKAIILGALVYAAGLVLSSRAITPEAMQLSETLVGFGIAGTGFGVILAVVGRASSAENRSMSLAITTAAGSGGQVVGAPLAEYLLTMMPWQSVFLVFAALILGALLMLPLMRAPAASKIELQESMGQILGRAARDPSFGLIFLGFFSCGYQLAFITAHFPAFVTEMCGPIAAGGILHGLGITTTSALGAVSISLIGLFNIAGTLTAGWLGNRFSKKFLLAGIYAARTIAAALFIALPMTPTSVLVFSAVMGALWLATVPLTSGLIAHLYGLRYMGTLYGIVFFSHQLGGFLGVWLGGRLYDVYGDYTLVWWIGVGVGALSALVHLPVRENAPRMPLPAQ, from the coding sequence ATGCAGACGCGCGCGCCCCTGTTCACCCCGGTCCTGATCGTCGGGTGCCTGATCATCCTGGTGTCCTTTGCGATCCGCGCCAGTTTCGGCGTGTTCCAGATTCCGATCGCCGAGGAATTCGGCTGGCTGCGCAGCGAATTCAGCCTGGCCATCGCGATCCAGAACCTGGCCTGGGGGATCGGGCAGCCGCTGTTTGGGGCCATGGCGGAAAAGGTGGGCGACCGCAAAGCCATCATCCTGGGCGCCTTGGTCTATGCCGCGGGCCTGGTCCTGTCGAGCCGCGCCATCACCCCCGAAGCCATGCAGCTGTCCGAAACCCTTGTCGGCTTTGGCATCGCGGGCACCGGGTTCGGGGTGATCCTGGCGGTCGTGGGCCGCGCCTCCAGCGCCGAAAACCGGTCGATGAGCCTTGCCATCACCACGGCCGCGGGCAGCGGCGGGCAGGTCGTCGGCGCTCCGCTGGCAGAATATCTGCTGACCATGATGCCCTGGCAATCGGTATTCCTGGTCTTTGCAGCGCTGATCCTTGGCGCCCTGCTGATGTTGCCGCTGATGCGCGCGCCCGCCGCATCAAAGATCGAACTGCAGGAAAGCATGGGGCAGATCCTGGGCCGGGCGGCGCGGGACCCGTCCTTTGGGCTGATCTTTCTTGGTTTTTTCAGCTGCGGCTATCAGCTGGCCTTCATCACCGCGCATTTCCCCGCCTTTGTCACCGAAATGTGCGGCCCGATCGCCGCTGGCGGCATTCTGCACGGGCTGGGGATCACCACGACCTCGGCGCTGGGGGCGGTGTCGATTTCCCTGATCGGGCTGTTCAACATCGCCGGCACCTTGACGGCCGGGTGGCTGGGCAACCGCTTTTCCAAGAAATTCCTGCTGGCGGGGATCTATGCGGCGCGCACCATTGCCGCCGCCCTGTTCATCGCCCTGCCGATGACCCCGACCTCGGTTCTGGTGTTTTCGGCGGTGATGGGTGCCCTGTGGCTGGCGACCGTGCCGCTGACCAGCGGGCTGATCGCGCATCTTTACGGTTTGCGCTACATGGGCACGCTGTATGGCATCGTCTTTTTCAGCCACCAGCTGGGCGGTTTCCTGGGGGTCTGGCTGGGCGGACGGCTGTACGACGTCTATGGCGACTACACGCTGGTGTGGTGGATCGGCGTCGGGGTCGGCGCCTTGAGCGCGCTGGTGCATCTGCCGGTGCGGGAAAACGCACCCCGCATGCCGCTGCCCGCGCAATAG
- a CDS encoding alpha/beta fold hydrolase — translation MSNASVIATLAGLGALSVPMLREGLRKPMNARAREAAPGQFAQLSQGITHYQWLGAAEGPVAVCVHGLTTPSFVWRTLAEDLGAMGFRVLVYDLFGRGFSDRPRGPQGAAFFTQQLDDLLRHEGVRQDITLIGYSMGGAIATSFAAEHGHRLRRLILLAPAGMGHDLGRLAAWAVDWPVIGDWAFHLGFPRSLLDGIRADAARHPEAAVLQPLLEAELTYRGYSRSVLASLRGILRATQPDEHRHIARQALPVTAIWGRDDTVIPIRAMAQLTQWNRDARNEVIKGAGHGLPYTHKDHVIQAIRDTWVGPVV, via the coding sequence ATGAGCAACGCCTCGGTCATCGCGACGCTTGCCGGTTTGGGCGCGCTGTCGGTGCCCATGCTTCGCGAAGGTCTTCGCAAACCGATGAACGCCCGCGCCCGCGAGGCCGCGCCGGGGCAATTCGCACAGCTGTCGCAGGGGATCACCCACTACCAATGGCTTGGCGCAGCAGAGGGCCCGGTTGCGGTCTGCGTGCATGGGCTGACGACCCCGTCCTTTGTCTGGCGCACCCTGGCTGAGGATCTTGGCGCCATGGGCTTTCGCGTGCTGGTCTATGATCTGTTCGGGCGCGGGTTTTCGGACCGGCCGCGCGGCCCGCAGGGCGCGGCGTTCTTCACGCAGCAGCTGGATGACCTGCTGCGCCACGAAGGCGTTCGGCAGGACATCACCCTGATCGGCTATTCCATGGGCGGAGCCATCGCCACCAGTTTCGCGGCCGAGCATGGCCACCGGTTGCGCCGCCTGATCCTGCTGGCGCCGGCGGGCATGGGCCACGATCTTGGCAGGCTGGCCGCCTGGGCCGTGGATTGGCCGGTGATCGGGGACTGGGCCTTTCACCTGGGGTTTCCGCGCAGCCTGCTGGACGGGATCCGCGCAGACGCGGCCCGCCACCCCGAGGCCGCAGTCCTGCAACCGCTGCTGGAGGCCGAGCTGACCTATCGCGGTTATTCCCGCTCGGTTCTGGCCTCGCTGCGCGGGATATTGCGGGCCACTCAACCCGATGAACACCGCCATATCGCGCGGCAGGCCCTGCCGGTCACGGCGATCTGGGGCCGCGATGATACGGTGATCCCGATCCGCGCCATGGCGCAGCTGACGCAATGGAACCGCGACGCCCGCAACGAGGTGATCAAAGGCGCTGGCCACGGGTTGCCCTATACCCACAAGGATCACGTGATCCAGGCGATCCGGGACACCTGGGTCGGACCGGTGGTCTGA
- a CDS encoding HAD family hydrolase: protein MTIKAVVFDIGNVLIEWQPERYYDAVIGKDRRTRMFNEVDLHGMNDLVDTGHDFRQTIYDWAEKYPQWRDEIRMWHDHWLDLAKPAIPHSVRLLRALRAKGIPVFALTNFGIGTWQIATPVYDFLNEFDRPYVSGQMGVIKPSPRIYQMVEEDSGIAPGALLFTDDRAENIAAARARGWQGHVFDGPQGWADCLVAHGLLTQAEAA from the coding sequence ATGACGATCAAGGCGGTGGTTTTCGACATCGGCAACGTGCTGATCGAATGGCAGCCCGAACGCTATTACGACGCGGTGATCGGCAAGGACCGCCGCACCCGGATGTTCAACGAGGTCGATCTGCACGGCATGAACGACCTCGTGGACACCGGGCATGACTTTCGCCAGACGATTTACGACTGGGCCGAAAAATACCCGCAGTGGCGCGATGAAATCCGCATGTGGCACGACCACTGGCTGGACCTTGCCAAACCGGCGATCCCGCATTCCGTGCGCCTGCTGCGGGCCTTGCGGGCCAAGGGCATACCGGTCTTTGCGCTGACCAACTTTGGCATCGGCACCTGGCAGATCGCCACGCCGGTCTATGACTTCCTGAACGAATTCGACCGCCCTTATGTTTCGGGGCAGATGGGTGTGATCAAGCCTTCGCCGCGCATCTACCAGATGGTCGAAGAGGACAGCGGCATCGCCCCCGGGGCGCTTTTGTTCACCGACGACCGGGCCGAAAACATCGCCGCCGCCCGGGCGCGCGGTTGGCAGGGGCATGTCTTTGATGGCCCGCAGGGCTGGGCCGATTGCCTTGTCGCCCACGGATTGCTGACCCAAGCCGAGGCCGCATGA
- a CDS encoding YaiI/YqxD family protein, whose protein sequence is MTTLFIDADACPVKQEAERVATRHKISMKLVSNGGLRPPANPLVETVIVPEGPDVADMWIADRAKTGDVVVTSDMPLAAKCVASGAQVLRHDGSILDERNIGQQLAMRDLMVDLRSADPFRQGGGKGFTKADRSRFLDALERCLRKAKGAAT, encoded by the coding sequence GTGACGACCCTGTTCATCGACGCCGACGCCTGCCCCGTCAAACAAGAGGCCGAGCGTGTGGCCACCCGCCACAAGATCTCCATGAAGCTGGTCAGCAACGGCGGGCTGCGGCCCCCGGCCAATCCGCTGGTCGAAACCGTGATCGTGCCCGAAGGACCGGACGTGGCGGACATGTGGATCGCCGACCGCGCGAAAACCGGCGATGTGGTGGTGACCTCTGACATGCCGTTGGCGGCGAAATGCGTGGCCTCGGGGGCGCAGGTGCTGCGCCACGACGGGTCAATCCTGGACGAACGCAACATTGGCCAGCAACTGGCGATGCGCGATCTGATGGTTGACCTGCGGTCTGCCGATCCGTTCCGGCAGGGCGGCGGAAAGGGGTTCACCAAGGCCGATCGCAGCCGGTTTCTGGATGCGCTCGAACGCTGCCTGCGCAAGGCAAAAGGGGCCGCGACATGA
- the fghA gene encoding S-formylglutathione hydrolase, with protein MDIKSENRCFGGVQGVYSHASGATGCDMTFGLFLPEDARHIKVPVLWFLSGLTCTHENAMTKAAAQGWAAEAGVALVFPDTSPRGEGVANDDAYDLGQGAGFYVNATQDPWAPHFRMWDYIADELPALLGDEFAIDLDRQAITGHSMGGHGALTLAMNLPDRFASVSAFAPIAHPTQSDWGRKQFGAYLGPDESTWARHDATLLMRDRGFDGPVLIDQGSDDNFLDLLKPEALSQAMAARRQEGTFRIQKGYDHSYFFISTFIEDHIAFHAEALHA; from the coding sequence ATGGACATCAAATCGGAAAACAGGTGCTTTGGCGGTGTGCAGGGGGTGTATTCCCATGCCTCTGGCGCGACCGGGTGCGACATGACCTTTGGCCTGTTCCTGCCCGAGGACGCGCGCCACATCAAGGTGCCGGTGCTGTGGTTCCTGTCCGGTCTGACCTGCACGCATGAAAACGCCATGACCAAGGCCGCCGCCCAGGGCTGGGCCGCCGAGGCCGGTGTGGCGCTGGTGTTTCCCGACACCTCGCCGCGCGGCGAGGGCGTCGCCAATGACGATGCCTATGATCTGGGGCAGGGCGCCGGTTTCTACGTCAACGCCACGCAAGACCCCTGGGCGCCGCATTTCCGTATGTGGGATTACATCGCCGATGAATTGCCCGCGCTGCTGGGCGACGAATTCGCCATCGACCTGGACCGTCAGGCGATCACCGGCCATTCCATGGGCGGGCATGGCGCGCTGACGCTGGCGATGAACCTGCCGGACCGGTTCGCCAGCGTTTCGGCCTTTGCGCCCATCGCGCATCCGACGCAAAGCGACTGGGGCCGCAAGCAGTTCGGCGCTTACCTTGGCCCCGACGAAAGCACCTGGGCGCGCCATGATGCGACCCTGCTGATGCGGGACCGGGGCTTTGACGGGCCGGTGCTGATCGACCAGGGCAGCGACGACAATTTCCTGGACTTGCTGAAACCCGAGGCCCTGTCGCAGGCCATGGCGGCGCGTCGTCAGGAAGGGACGTTCCGCATCCAGAAGGGCTATGATCACAGCTATTTCTTCATCTCGACCTTCATCGAGGATCACATCGCCTTTCATGCCGAGGCACTGCACGCGTGA
- a CDS encoding TetR/AcrR family transcriptional regulator, giving the protein MTTEAVVRKGRKYDQVLEGARDIFLRDGFEGASVDDIARAAGVSKATLYSYFPDKRLLFMEVATDQCTRQAEEALGTMDFSKPPRTVLKEAARRFLSFIYSDMGQRIFRICVAESDRFPELGRQFYQSGPQTVHRALVAYLAQAQARGEVSIDDLNLAADQFAELCKADLWPKLIFGIQVQFDQADVDRIVDGAIDTFMARYET; this is encoded by the coding sequence ATGACAACTGAGGCCGTGGTCCGCAAAGGGCGGAAATACGATCAGGTCCTTGAAGGCGCGCGCGACATCTTTTTGCGCGACGGTTTCGAAGGGGCCAGCGTCGATGACATCGCCCGTGCGGCCGGGGTCTCGAAGGCCACGCTATACAGCTATTTCCCGGACAAACGGCTGTTGTTCATGGAAGTGGCGACAGACCAATGCACCCGCCAGGCCGAAGAGGCCCTGGGCACGATGGACTTTTCCAAACCGCCGCGCACCGTCCTGAAAGAGGCCGCGCGGCGGTTCCTGTCCTTCATCTATTCCGACATGGGGCAGCGCATCTTTCGGATCTGCGTGGCGGAATCCGACCGGTTCCCCGAACTGGGCCGCCAGTTCTATCAAAGTGGCCCGCAAACCGTGCACCGCGCGCTGGTCGCCTATCTGGCGCAGGCCCAGGCACGGGGCGAAGTGTCGATCGACGATCTGAACCTTGCCGCCGACCAATTCGCCGAGCTGTGCAAGGCCGACCTGTGGCCCAAGCTGATCTTTGGCATCCAGGTCCAGTTCGATCAGGCCGATGTCGACCGGATTGTGGATGGCGCAATCGACACCTTCATGGCACGTTACGAAACGTGA